The region TCGTTATAACGGCTTCAGCAATTTGTGCCGTCATATTTACACCTACGAACGCCCATGCGAGCTCAAGTTTTACAGAGCATTTCGGTGAGCTGTGGGCAGCGGTGGCCCGAACAACGCAGGGTGCAAAATCAGATTCAACCGGCGTGGCCGAACCCGTAAGCGTAAGGCTGCGTACGGAAACGCTCGGTGCTTGTTCGACGGCACCTGCCAATTTGGTTTCGTGGTATCAGGGCGAAAACAACGCTATTGACTTTATAAATACAAACAACGGCGCGATCCAGGGCAACGTCAACTATACGACGGGCAATATCGGACAAACATTTACTCTCGGCGGAACCGGAAATACATCCGGTGTCGGCGACCGGGTTTTAGTCGGCAATCCGGCTAATTTACAATTACAGGATTTTACTATCGAGGGGTGGATAAAACGTTCCAGCAACACGATCGTTACTAATTCGCCTGTCGCCGGATTTGAGGGCGGAGTATTTTTTAGTTACGGGGCAGGCGGCTACGGGTTTGTTATTGAACAGTCGACCAGTCGGATCGGCCTAACGAAAATTGGAACTTCTGCGGTTTACTCGACTGCCACAATCAGCGACACCAATTTTCATCATGTTGCTGTGACCAAATCAGGCAATCAAGTTACATTTTTTGTTGACGGTGTGGCGGGAGCTCCGATCACTTACAATATAACCTTCACCTTTGGGACCAATGCGGCAATCGGAGCACGCGGCGACAACGATGCTCGAAACGCCTTCTTTGGCAGTATAGATGAACTTTCGATTTACAATCGATCACTTGCAGCATCGGAAATCCAAGCTATCGTCGCCGCCGGTTCCGCCGGAAAATGCTTCACGGTGAATACATTTACGGTAACAAATACAAACGACAGCGGTGCGGGCAGTTTGCGGCAGGCGGTTTTGGATGCAAACGCGGCGACGGGTGTTGATGCGATCAATTTCGACACAGGTGTTTTCAGCACACCGCAGACCATCACGCTGACCAGCGGCGAATTGCTGATCAATGCCAACGTCACGATTACCGGACCGGGCGCGAATCTGCTGACCGTCAGCGGAAATAACGCGAGCAGGATATTTACGATTCCCGAAACTCCGGTCGTCAGTATCAGTGGAATGACTTTGACCAGTGGCAATGGTACCGGCTCTCTATCAACCACCGCGGGCGGCGCGATCTTAAATCAAGGCGAATTGATCTTGAACAATATGGTTATTACCGGCAACACGGCAACCGGCTTCGGCGGAGGCATCCAAACCGATGCTGCTGACCGTTTGACAGTCGCTAATTCGACACTTTCAAATAATACTAGCACAAACCAAGGCGGAGGTATTCAAGCCAACGATCCGCAATTATTAAACATCACCAATTCGACATTTTCCAATAATACAACGGCTCGTGAAGGCGGCGGCTTGTTTGCATCCGCAGCCAGTGGCGGAACTGTTACCATCTCCGGCTCGACCTTCTCGAATAATACGATAACCGCCACAAATTCCACCGGCGGCGGCGGGATTGCTTTCTTTACGGCAACAGCAAGTATTACTAATTCGATCATAAGCGGCAACTCAATAACGGCAGGTCCCGGCGCCGGTGGCGGAATCCGCAAAGCCGGCACCGGAACCATCACAATTTCCTCAACCACCATTGACAATAATTCGACAACCGACGGTGCCGGCGGCATTGTGAATGATGCGACCGGCGGCGGCGGAACAATCAACATAACGAACAGCACCGTCTCAAACAATAGGGCCAACACCGATGCCAGCGCTAATGGCGACGGCGGCGGAATCTACGGAGGCAGCGGCACTTCGATGACGATCTCTAATTCCACCATCAGCGGCAACAGCGTCCTCGGTTTTGCCGGTGCTGCGGGCAACGGCGGCGGCATCTTTATGGACGGCGCGTTGACCTTGACCAACAGCACGATCAGCGGCAACTCAGCCACCAGAGATTGCGGCGGCATTCTTGATAGAGCCCCCGGTGCTGTCGCCGTCAGCTATACAACGATCGTTAATAATGCGGCTGGAAACAACGGCGGCGGTTTCTGCACCTTGGATGCAGGCAGCATTCGTGGCGTCATCATTGCCAATAATACTGCCGTCGCGATTGGGCCGGATGGCGGCGGAAGCTTCAATTCGCTGGATCATAACCTGATCGAGAATACGACTAATTTTACTTTTACCGGAACAACGACAAACAACATCACCGGTCAAGATCCGAACGTCGGGCCATTGCAGAATAACGGCGGTGTGACATTTACACACGCATTGCTGCCGGGCAGCCCGGCTATCGATAAGGGAGCGAGTGGTGCATTGACAGAAGATCAGCGACTGCAGACAAGGTTTGTTGATAATCCGAATATTACAAACGCCTCCGGCGGTAACGGTGCCGACATCGGAGCATTTGAGGTTCAACCGGCGGTGCAGTTTAGCTCAGCCACTTATTCTGTTGCTGAAAACAGTGGGACGGCAACGATCACGGTCAATCGCGTTGACGGCAGCGAAGGCGTGGATTCGGTCGCCTATACCTTGACTAACGGAACTGCGACCGGCGGAGCAAGCTGCGGCGGCGGGGTGGATTACATCAATACACCGGGAGTGGTGACACTCAATGCAGGCGAGACAAGTAAGACGTTTGACGTCACGCTTTGCAACGACAGCTTGTTCAAAGGGAGCGAGACGGTAAATCTTGCATTGTCAGCACCGATCGGAGCAACGCTCGGAACTCCGACAGCGGCTGTTCTGACCATACTAAACGATGACACGCCGACTCCGACAAACACGGCCACATCGACTAATACAGCAACCGCGACGGCAACTGCAACCGGCACACCTACAACATTTGTAGTCACGAACACCGATGACAGCGGCACAGGCAGTCTGCGGCAAGCGGTGTTGAACGCAAACGCGGGGGTAGGACCGGACTTTATCACTTTTGACCCGGATGTTTTCAGCACTCCGCAAATCATCACGCTGACGTCGGGCAATATCGTTTTTACCAACAGCGTCAATTCGAATGTCACGATCACTGGCCCAGGAGCGAATCTACTAACTGTTAGCGGCGGCGGAACGAGCAAGATCTTTTCGAACCTCGAAACGGCAGTAGTTTCAATAAGCGGCATGACGCTGACAGGAGGCAACGGCGTCGGCATCAGTCCCGGAAACACCTTTGGCGGAGCGGTCTATAATCAAGGCGTTATGACGCTGACAGATATGGTCATCACAGGTAACACGGCGGCGTCAGATGGCGGCGGAGTTTACAATAGCACAAGCGACAGTATGACGATTATTGGCTGCGTTATAACTAATAATACCGCGGCTAGCCAGTCAGGCGGCGCTCACAATCATACGAGTGCGACCATGACGATAACCGATTCAACCATCAGTAATAATGTAGCTAACGCTCCTGCTGGAACGGGAGTTGGCGGAGGTGCTATCTATTCCGAAGACGGATCTACACTATCGCTTACCAACTCTACGATAAGCGGCAATCAGGCACTATCATCCGGCGGCGGTATTGTGGCTGATTCGATAACTCTGACGGTGACCAACTCAACGATTAGCGGAAATTCGTCCGCTGGAAGGGTCGGCGGTGGAATAGCGTTCGACATTGATAGTACTGCGACCATTACAGGCTCGACAATAAGCGGAAATACAGCAGCCACAACAGGCGGCGGCCTAAATATTGAGGCTGACACAAATAACCTGATTACGATCACAAATTCGACGATTAGCGGCAATTCCGCACCTAACGGCGGTGGTATTTTCCGCGGAGCAGGAGCATCCTTGGCCGTTACGCTCAGTCACACGACGGTTGCTAACAACACCGCAACCACCACTGGCGGCGGCATCAGCGGCACGATGAATCTCGGCAATACGCTTGTCGGTAACAACACCGCCACAACGGGTCCCGACTATGCCGGAACTCTTAATTCAAATGACTACAATTTGATAGAAAACACCGCTGGAGCGACTGTTACCGGAACGACAACAAACAACATAACCGGACAAGATCCAAATCTTGGGACGCTCGCCGATAATGGCGGTGTGAGATTTACTCATGCTCTTAACACCGGTAGTCCTGCGATCGACAAAGGAGCGAGCGGTGCACTAACAGCCGACCAGCGCGGGCAGACACGGTTCGTTGATAATCCAAATATCACAAACGCTACCGGCGGAAACGGCTCGGATATAGGAGCATTCGAGGTTCAGCCTTCCGTGCAATTTAGCTCGCCAACTTACGCTAACAATGAGAACAGCGGATCTGCGACGATCACGGTTGATCGCGTTGGCGGCAGCGAGGGCGTCGATACGGTCAATTACGCCACGAGCAACGGCACTGCTACTGGCGGCGCCAGCTGTGGCGGCAGTGTTGATTACGTTAATGCATCTGGAACATTGAACTTTAACGCAGGCGTTACCAGCCAGACATTTAATGTCACACTTTGTCCTGATTCTTTGTTTAAGAGCAGCGAAACTATAAATCTCACATTGTCGTTGCCAGTCGGAGCAACTCTTGGCACCCCAACAGCGGCTGTGTTGACAATTCTTAACGACGACACGCCGACGCCGACAAACACTTCAACCTTTACACCGACATCAACATCCACAAATACAGCAACCGCTACATCGACGAACACACCGTCTGCTACAAGCACAGCAACCTTTACACCGACAAACACGGCAACAGCCACAGCGACGTCGACAAACACCGCAACGCCGACGCCGACTGCTCCGGTAGCGATCAGCGGAACTGTAACATACGGCAATGCAATTCCGGCAGCGACGCGGTTTGTGTCGAATGTGCTGATGAGCGGAGTCGGGTCGCCGAATGTATCGACAACGACTAGTTTTCCGGGAGGGACATATTCGCTCACAGGCTTTGGAGCGGGTTCATACACCGTCACGCCTACAAAGACGGGAGCGATAAATGGAGCGATCTCATCATTCGATGCGGCAAGAATATCGCAGCATGCAGTAGGGCCGCCTAATCCGCAGTTGACCGGCAATCAGCTGCTTGTGGCGGACACAAGCAATAACGGCACGATCTCTTCGTTCGATGCCGCACAGGTTGCCGGTTACTCGGTTAACAGCCCGCCGTTCGGCCAGGCCGGACAATGGAAATTCCTGCCTGTAAGCAGAACGTACGCCTCAGTGGCCAGCAGCATTGCCGGCGAGGATTACAGTGCACTGCTCATGGGCGAGGTTACAGGTAACTGGACGAACACAAATGCAAGGACTGCAAACGGCCCTGAGCGTGAGATCGCAGTTACCGTACCAAATCTTGCGACACCGGCGGATGACGAGGTGATAGTTCCCGTAACTGTACATGGAGCAATGAACAAAGGGATCATCTCGTATGAATTCGACCTAAGGTATGATCCGACTGTCATACAACCTCAGGCCGAACCGGTCGGTGTCGCAGGAACTGTAAGCGGAAGGCTGTCTTTTGCGGTGAACGCCAAAGAACCGGGCCTTCTCAGAGTCGCGGTTTACGGCCCAGTACCAATTGCTGAGAACGGAGTTCTGCTGAATCTCAGATTCACGGCGGTTGGAGCACCGGGTTCGGTATCACCGCTCACGTGGGAGAGGCTTGTATTTAACGAAGGCGATCCAGGCGTAACAGCTGCCGACGGACAGGTAGAATTGTCGGCAGCATCACCAAACAGTGCTGAGATAACGGGCCGTCTGCTAGATGCGATGGGACAGGGCATTCCGAATGCCCGCGTTATCTTGACAGACTCGACTGGTCAGCGTCGCTCTACGATCTCCAACGGTTTTGGAGTTTACAGGTTTGGCGGCTTGCAGGTCGGCCAAACCTATACAGTCAGCATTGAGTCAAGACATTACGCCTTTGATCCGCTGACCGTCAGCATCACCGGTCAAATGCTAAGCCTCGATTTGATCGCAGAGAAGTAGGAGAATGAAACCATGTCGAGTTCTCCATAAGATACTGTTCCTCTCGATTTTAAAAAAAAGAGTATGTCTGAAATTCGCTTGCGGGTTTCAGATATACTCTTTTTGTGACCTCATACTGATTCTGGAATCGTTACCTTTGCCGGTCCAACTCAGCAAGCTTCTTATCAACCATAGCCAAAAATGGCGATACTCCCTCCTGCACGGAAGATCCTTGTTTACAAACCTCATAGTGCTCTTCAAAATCCGCCCATTTTTCCTGCACGGCCAAAGTGTAGGCGAGTTTACACTCCGCGGCGAAAATCGCTGAGTTATCTTCTTTGTAATGGAGGCGAAAAACGGGCAGAGATTCACGCAAATATCTTTCGGCGATCTGATAGCTGTTTTCGTCCGTTGGCGGAATAACGGCATTTCGATAAGGTTCGTGATATTTTTCGTATCTTCCAGGCAGAACCAAATATGCGGTATAAGCCTCGAGCATGTATGGAAAATTGAGGTTGTTTGGATTGGTTTCGCGCATCATCTGGACCGCGTCCGCTAAAACGCGTGCCCGCTCCTGATCGTCATTTCCCAACAGGTAATAAGAGTAGAAAATGTCTTTGGCGACGAGCTCGTGCCGATTACCGTAGAATTGTTTTCTCAGTTCCAGTGCGCGTAGCGAGTGGAATTTTCGTTTTTGGCTAAAAGTTCGATCCCACTCAGCGTCGCCCTCACGTTTTGGGATAAAAGTATAAACCTCTGCAAATTTATGATGAAGTTCTGCCTGAATGTCGGCTTGGCCCTCAAACTCCGTATCGATCTTTTCGCCCATATCATCAAGGACATCGATCACCCTCGCTTTACCGCCAAACTTTGAACCTGCGGCGTACCATGCCGGATTTGCATACGAGATGACCTGTGCCATGAACTTGCTGATCTTTTCTGATTTTGCTTGTTCAGATCTGGCATTCTCAGCTTCATTCTCCGCAGTCCGCTGGGCCTCAACAGCGATAGCCGCCTGCGCACGTGCGGTGTTTGCCTGCCAGAGCGACACTGCAGTTCCGGCGATGATACTTGCCAAAATAAGGCTTCCGGCTGTAACAGCCAGTCTATTCCGCTTGAAAAATTTGCTCAGTCGATATGAAAGGGTCGCCGGCCTCGCGGAAACAGGTTCGCCGTCGATAAACCGCCAGATGTCTGCTGAAAACTGCTCCACGGTTGAATAGCGTTGCCGCGGCTCTTTGCTTATGGCTTTCAGGACAATGTTGTCGATGTCGCCCTTTAGTCGTAACCGATCTATCGATCTAGGCTGATTTGGGTTCCGCGCCTTGCTCGGCGGCACCGGATCTTCAGCGGTTACCTCACGCAAATTTTCGATACCGTATTTCTGCTTAAAGTCGTAAGGAAATGTTCCGGTCAACAGCTTGAACAGCACTACACCGAGACTATAGATATCAGTTGTAGTAGTGATGCGGCGGCCGTCGAGCTGTTCCGGGCTAGCGTATTCCGGCGTCATAGCGACGAATAATGTCGCTACCTGCGCATCTTCGACAGTTCCCAGCAGCTTCGAAATGCCGAAATCGAGAAGCTTTGGATTTCCCTCTGACGTGACAAGGATATTTGACGGTTTGAGATCGCGATGGACGATGAGATTTTGATGGGCAAAGGCGACGGCGTCGCATGCCTTATTAAAGATCTTTAGACGTTCCTTAAGCCCGAGATCATTTTCAGAACAGTATTTATCTATCGGCAACCCATCGACATATTCCATAACGATGTACGGAATGCCGTCGTCTGTCGTACCGGTATCGAGCATCGCCGCGACATTTGGGTGAACGAGTTTTGACTGTATCTCGATCTCACGGCGAAAGGACTCACGTATCTTTCCCGCGTTGAATTCGCGTTTCAGCAGCTTTACCGCGACTTTCTGGTCAAATTTGCCGTCGCGACGCTCAGCAAGATAAACAGCACCCATGCCGCCGAGTCCCAGTTCCGAAACTATGCGGTAAGCTCCGATCTCCTGCCCAGCCATTTTGAAAGGCTCCTCAGGCTCATCGTCAAAAAAATCTTTTGAATACTCTAGAGCTGATGTTTGGAGGATCTCTTCGGCATTACCCTCAAAAGCCAACAGAGATTCGACCTCATTTCTGATCTCGAAGCTAACAGGCTGCTTTTTCAGAAATGCATGGCGCTCTTGCGGATCGAGAGCAAGCACCTTCATCAGGAGGGCGTTGACCTTTTCCCATTCTTCAGCTTGAATCGAGCCAGTTGACATTTTTCTCCTCTAACAAGGAAGCGTAAAAAACGGAGAAATCGAGCCAAGATTTTTTTCTGAGGTCACTTGCGGCTAAACTCGCGGGCGAGCCATATTCTTGCAGCTTGCCATTCACGGCTTACAGTGCGTCCACTTGTTTCGAGTGCAACAGCGATCTCCTCGTTGGTCATACCGCCAAAGAAGCGCATCTCGACGATGTTAGCCTTTCGTTCGTCAAGTAGAGCAAGTCGGTCCATAACTTCATCGATCACAAGTATTGAACTGGCACGTTCTTCAAGAGGAATATCAATATCATCAGTCGATAGCCGGATCGGAGTGCTGCCTCGTTTTGCCGCAGCATGTTTACGGGCATGATCGACCAATATCTGCCTCATCAAATGCGATGCGAACGCATAAAAATGTGAACGGTCTTTCCACGCGACCCTGTCGCACTCGTTCAATTTCAAATAAGTTTCGTGAACAAGCTCGGTCGGCTGCATCGTATGTTCCGCCCGTTCGCGCGACATCAGATACCGGGCACGACGTTTCAATTCGTCATACACAAATTTTAATAGCCGTTCTCGCGCGAACTCATCACCGCTATTCCATTCCTGCAATATATGAGTGATCTCTACAGGTTCGGCATTGCTCATAAAATCCCTATTTACAGTGGTTTCGAGGATGATTCTACCTCAAGTCCAACTTAATGAAAAGATTTTTGGCGAACATTTGATACATTTCACGCTTATATCTCAAACACCCTGATTTTTTTAAGGAGAATCACAGTCATGAAAACAATGCCGGGCCGTAATAGCCAGAATTTCCGTTTTTGCCTTTTGGGCATCACCTTTTTTGCCGTTTGCCTACTTGCGAATGTGTCAGTAAACGCACAGGCGACATTTACCGCGGCGGCGAGCGGCGACTGGACGACGCCTGCAACGTGGACGTTCACTGGTACGGATGGTGACGGAGTTCCGGACGGTGACGACGTCGTAACGGTTCCGAATACGCGGGTCGTAACTATCACGGGCGCGCAGACGGTTCGGAATCTGACAGTTAGTGCTGGCGGAACCGTAACTGCAGGCCCGGGGGCAACATTGACATTTAGCGGAACGGGACCGTCGAGCTCGCTGACAAATTCTGGAACGGTGAACGGCACCGGTTCTCTCATCCTTCAGGGTACTTCGTCTTGTAGCATTGGCGGAACTTTTACTGCTCCTCTAACAATCGCTAACGGCACTACCTCAGTATCGAGCAGTACGATAGGCGGTTCGTTCACCGTACAAAACGGAGCTACGGTCAATTCAACCAATCAGTCATTGGTTTTCAATGGTAATTTGACGGTGGACGCAGGCGGAACGATGACCAAATCGTCAAGCGGCATCAATTTTAACGGGGCCAATCTCGTTAACAATGGAACGATCACCGGCGGTAGTTTCAACTTCATGGGAAGTGGAGCACAAAATCTATCCGGAGCAGGAACAATTACCGCCGCCATCGTGGTTTTCAACGGGTCCGTTGCGACCCTTGCGAGCGATGCAACCTTCGGCAACGGAAATGTAACGGCGACCAGCCTTGCCCTCAATACGGGCGCTATAGTTGCCGTTGGTGGAAACACGCTTAATCTGAATGGCGTCTCTGTGACCGGGCAAGGAGCAACTAACGGGATGGGGTCCGTTCGATTTCAAGCCGTTTCATCGCTGACCAGTACAGCTAACCAAACCGCACCGGTTGTCATTGCCAGCGGCACAACGACGGCCAACGGCACCCTCGGCGGGTCGCTCACCGTTTTGAACGGCGCAACGCTTAACTCGATCAATTTAAGCCTCACCGTTAATGGTAACCTTACCGTCGACACGGGCGGCACGATGACCAAGACATCAAACACTGTTACCGCCAGCGGTGCAAACATCGTCAACAACGGCACGATCACAGGCGGCTCATTTACTTTCGTGGGCGGCGCATCGCAAACCTACTCGGGAACAGGAACGCTCACCGCCGGCATCACTGTTTTCGGGGGCACTACTGTTAGCTTTACAACCAACGTAACGATCGGCGATGGTGCGACACCTACATCTATCGCGCTTAGCACGGGCGGCACGATCGCCATTGGAGCAAACACGCTGACTATCAACGGCGGAAGTTTGTCGGGTGCCGGGGCAACAAACGGTGCCGGATCGATCCGCTTTCAGGGAAGTTCCACATTGACAAGCAACTCAAATTTTACTGCCCCATTTGTGATTGAAAGCGGCACGACGACAAGCAACGGCACTATCGGCGGATCGCTCACCGTCTTAAATGGAGCAACTCTCAACTCGATCAACTTAAGCCTCGCGGTTGTCGGAAACCTTACGGTCGACTCCGGCGGCACGATGACCAAAACCTCCAACACTGTAAGCGCTAGTGGGGCAAACATCGTCAATAACGGGACAATAACCGGCGGCAGTTTTAACTTAACAGGCAGCGGAACACAGAATCTCTCGGGAACGGGGACATTTACAGTAGCCATGACGGTTTTCAACGGGTCTGTTACAACCCTTGTAAGCGACCTAAAGATTGGCGACGGCGTGGCGGCATCGTCTCTGTCGGTCAGCACCGGTGGCACGTTTGCGGTCGGCGGATTCACGTTGACACTCAATGGGGTTAGTGTTGGAGGCGCCGGCGCATACACGAGTACCGGCGCGGGGGTGATCCGCACGCAGGGTACCTCATCACTCAATGTCGGAGCTAGTTTCACAGGTTCCCTACTGATCGACAGCGGCACAACAACGGCTTCTGGAAGCACGATCGGCGGGTCACTCACCGTAAATACGGGGGCGACATTTAACTCGACGAATCAAACGATAACCGTGCTTGGCAATCTTACCGTAAACGTCGGAGGGACAATGACAAAAACCTCCGCAGCTATCAATGCCAATGGAGCCAATATTGTAAACAACGGCACTATCACAGGCGGAACCCTTGTTTTTGGACGAAGCGGGGCACAAACCCTCTCCGGCACCGGAACCACGGCTGCTGCGGCTTCGATACTAAGCGGTTCGATCGTGACGCTCGCGAGTAACCACCAACTAAATACCCTTGCCGTAAATACGGGTGGCACGTTCGCAACTTCGACATTCATGGCTTTTTTAAACGGCGCCGGAACAGCGTTAAGCGGAGCTGGAACGATTGCAAACGTCAATGTCACATACAACGGTACGGCGGCTCAGACGGTTCAAACTGTAGGTGTAAGCTACAACCAACTCGGAATCGACAACACAGCCGGGGTCACGCTGTCGGCGGCAGAATCGGTTGCGTCGCTGCTCACTCTAACAAACGGCACATTTACCAACGGAGCATTTTTGACACTGGCTGCTAATGCAACCATCGCCCGTGGAAACGGCACGTTGGCTGCACTGCCGACCTTTTCGGGCGTAATAAACATCACCTATTTCGGCAGTAATCCGATCGCAACCGGAAACGAGATCCCTCCGTCCAATACCATTGGCAATCTTACGAATAACAACACACATACTGTTACTTTAAGCAACAGCCTTACGGTGAACGGCAACGCGTCGACGTCCGCGGGTTCGACCTTAAGCGGCGGCGGCGGAATTGCATTGACTTTCAATGGTACGGTTTTTTCAAATGGCGGAACCGAATCGGTTCCGACCACGACATTCAGCGGTGGAACACAATCGATTCTAGGAACCGGAGCATGGACCGGCAGCGTGTTTCAGATTACAGGTACATCGAATACATCACTCGCGAACAACATAACGTTCAGCAATGGCTCCTTCTCCGTCGGGAGCGGCACAACCGTCGCCACGGGCGGCAACGTACTTACGTTTAACGGCACAACATTTACCAACAGTGGAACCGTAACCGGTGCTGTTCGAACTACGGGAGCAAATGTCGGCCTTAATGCCGGAGCAAGCGGATTTAATGCGTCACTTACCGTCAACTCCGGCACCACTGATGCACAAGGCACGGTGAACTCGACCTTGACCGTCGATGCGACCGCAACTGCATTAACGGTCCCAGCAGCGCAAACGTTAACCATCATCGGCAATGCAACCGTTGGAGCGCCGCTTAGCGGTTCCGGAACGTTCAGAGTTAACGGTGCAACATTTACCAATAATGCCGGCGTATCAGTCAGTTCATTTGTTTTTGGCGGGGCTGCTCAATCGCTTGCAGGAACGGGTAGCTTTACGGGAAATATCGCAACCATACTTAGCGGCTCGACCACAACGCTGGCAGTCGATAAGCAAATGGGAGCAGTCACGATCAACACCGGTGCAACATTCAATATCACAAATCGGACTCTCTTGCTCTCAAATGCAGGAACGGCTTTAAGCGGCTCCGGCACATTTACCGTCACTGGCAGCACGGTCGAATACAACGGCTCGGCTGCGCAGACCTTAGCCGGATTTACGCCATACAACAATCTCAACATGAACAATGCGGCCGGCGTAACGGGCTTTGCCGGGCTGACCGTAAACGAATTGCTGCGTGTCAAGGCAGGTACATTCACGAGCAGCAGTACATACAAAAACGTTCAGATAGACAGCGGATCTACTCTTGCCGGAACCAACGGAACGACTATCAATGTCAACGGAAACTGGGTTAACAACGGCACCTTTACCGCAAACACCAACACTGTCAATTTCAACGGTTCAAGTGCTCAATCTATTGGCGGCACTTCGGCAACAACATTTAACAACTTAACGATCTCTAACGCCGGTTCGGGCGTCAGTCTCATCCAGAACGCTGCTGCCAACGGCGTCCTTACGCTGACAAACGACTTCAACACTGGATCAAACATTCTGACTATGCCCTCTACCGGAACTTCGACCGGCGTAGCAGATGTCATCGGAAACGTAAAACGCACAGGATTTACTGGCGGCGGAGCAGCCCTCAGCTTCGGCAATCCCTTTAACAGCATCGCATTTGCAGTGGGTGGAACATTGCCAACCGAAGTTACCGTCAACATGACAAAAACACAGCCGTCCGGTTTTGCCAATGCTGTCACGCGATCATATACAATTACACCCACAGGCGGCACTGGATATTCAACAACCGTGCGGCTGCATTACCTTGACAGTGAACTCAATGGGAATACGGAAGCGACGCTAAAGCTTTTCAGATTTATCGGATCGTGGGTTCAAGTTGGAGTTTCGGCAAACAACACTACTAATAATTGGGTTGAGCAGACCGGTGTAACGCAGTTTTCACCATGGGCTATCAGCACTAACGGTGTGCCCACGCCAACCGCAACAAACACACCGACATCAACATCCACAAATACAGCAACCGCTACATCGACGA is a window of Chloracidobacterium sp. DNA encoding:
- a CDS encoding right-handed parallel beta-helix repeat-containing protein, encoding MRYVNAKLIRFILVIVITASAICAVIFTPTNAHASSSFTEHFGELWAAVARTTQGAKSDSTGVAEPVSVRLRTETLGACSTAPANLVSWYQGENNAIDFINTNNGAIQGNVNYTTGNIGQTFTLGGTGNTSGVGDRVLVGNPANLQLQDFTIEGWIKRSSNTIVTNSPVAGFEGGVFFSYGAGGYGFVIEQSTSRIGLTKIGTSAVYSTATISDTNFHHVAVTKSGNQVTFFVDGVAGAPITYNITFTFGTNAAIGARGDNDARNAFFGSIDELSIYNRSLAASEIQAIVAAGSAGKCFTVNTFTVTNTNDSGAGSLRQAVLDANAATGVDAINFDTGVFSTPQTITLTSGELLINANVTITGPGANLLTVSGNNASRIFTIPETPVVSISGMTLTSGNGTGSLSTTAGGAILNQGELILNNMVITGNTATGFGGGIQTDAADRLTVANSTLSNNTSTNQGGGIQANDPQLLNITNSTFSNNTTAREGGGLFASAASGGTVTISGSTFSNNTITATNSTGGGGIAFFTATASITNSIISGNSITAGPGAGGGIRKAGTGTITISSTTIDNNSTTDGAGGIVNDATGGGGTINITNSTVSNNRANTDASANGDGGGIYGGSGTSMTISNSTISGNSVLGFAGAAGNGGGIFMDGALTLTNSTISGNSATRDCGGILDRAPGAVAVSYTTIVNNAAGNNGGGFCTLDAGSIRGVIIANNTAVAIGPDGGGSFNSLDHNLIENTTNFTFTGTTTNNITGQDPNVGPLQNNGGVTFTHALLPGSPAIDKGASGALTEDQRLQTRFVDNPNITNASGGNGADIGAFEVQPAVQFSSATYSVAENSGTATITVNRVDGSEGVDSVAYTLTNGTATGGASCGGGVDYINTPGVVTLNAGETSKTFDVTLCNDSLFKGSETVNLALSAPIGATLGTPTAAVLTILNDDTPTPTNTATSTNTATATATATGTPTTFVVTNTDDSGTGSLRQAVLNANAGVGPDFITFDPDVFSTPQIITLTSGNIVFTNSVNSNVTITGPGANLLTVSGGGTSKIFSNLETAVVSISGMTLTGGNGVGISPGNTFGGAVYNQGVMTLTDMVITGNTAASDGGGVYNSTSDSMTIIGCVITNNTAASQSGGAHNHTSATMTITDSTISNNVANAPAGTGVGGGAIYSEDGSTLSLTNSTISGNQALSSGGGIVADSITLTVTNSTISGNSSAGRVGGGIAFDIDSTATITGSTISGNTAATTGGGLNIEADTNNLITITNSTISGNSAPNGGGIFRGAGASLAVTLSHTTVANNTATTTGGGISGTMNLGNTLVGNNTATTGPDYAGTLNSNDYNLIENTAGATVTGTTTNNITGQDPNLGTLADNGGVRFTHALNTGSPAIDKGASGALTADQRGQTRFVDNPNITNATGGNGSDIGAFEVQPSVQFSSPTYANNENSGSATITVDRVGGSEGVDTVNYATSNGTATGGASCGGSVDYVNASGTLNFNAGVTSQTFNVTLCPDSLFKSSETINLTLSLPVGATLGTPTAAVLTILNDDTPTPTNTSTFTPTSTSTNTATATSTNTPSATSTATFTPTNTATATATSTNTATPTPTAPVAISGTVTYGNAIPAATRFVSNVLMSGVGSPNVSTTTSFPGGTYSLTGFGAGSYTVTPTKTGAINGAISSFDAARISQHAVGPPNPQLTGNQLLVADTSNNGTISSFDAAQVAGYSVNSPPFGQAGQWKFLPVSRTYASVASSIAGEDYSALLMGEVTGNWTNTNARTANGPEREIAVTVPNLATPADDEVIVPVTVHGAMNKGIISYEFDLRYDPTVIQPQAEPVGVAGTVSGRLSFAVNAKEPGLLRVAVYGPVPIAENGVLLNLRFTAVGAPGSVSPLTWERLVFNEGDPGVTAADGQVELSAASPNSAEITGRLLDAMGQGIPNARVILTDSTGQRRSTISNGFGVYRFGGLQVGQTYTVSIESRHYAFDPLTVSITGQMLSLDLIAEK